Proteins co-encoded in one Pelodiscus sinensis isolate JC-2024 chromosome 7, ASM4963464v1, whole genome shotgun sequence genomic window:
- the TMEM169 gene encoding transmembrane protein 169, with translation MPDEMRQSSSGMEEATQKETKGGTHSPRQGSLRRAVATVVAFDGEATMDRRKKKKKESRPESIIVYRSENENKVEEQQADEEGGERRSQEGSKFLGNSMADGVWSMPLDSRYVTLTGTITRGKKKGQMVDIHVTLTDKELQELAKSKEPPKEETTEGKKTCDIGLDRGPHVLLWSIICLPVIFVMSFVVSFYYGTITWYNIFLVYNEERTFWHKITFCPLLIIFYPIIIMVMAFFLGLYTAVTQITWSFSSWWHAVRDMEKGFCGWLCSKLGLEDCSPYSIVELLDSDNISGSLSGKGSAQGVETSAV, from the exons ATGCCTGACGAGATGCGTCAGAGTAGCAGTGGGATGGAGGAAGCCACACAGAAAGAAACAAAGGGTGGAACACACAGCCCTCGCCAAGGCTCCCTGCGGAGAGCCGTGGCTACGGTAGTGGCCTTTGATGGAGAAGCCACTATggacagaaggaaaaagaaaaagaaggagtcCCGTCCAGAGTCGATTATAGTTTATCGGTCAGAGAATGAAAATaaggtggaggagcagcaggcggatgaggaaggtggggagagaAGGTCACAAGAAGGCTCCAAGTTCCTGGGAAATTCCATGGCAGATG GTGTCTGGAGCATGCCCTTAGACAGCCGATATGTTACTTTAACCGGAACTATCACCAGGGGGAAGAAGAAGGGTCAGATGGTGGACATCCATGTTACGCTAACAGACAAAGAGCTGCAGGAGCTAGCAAAGTCAAAGGAGCCTCCAAAAGAGGAGACAACGGAAGGGAAAAAGACTTGTGATATTGGATTGGACAGGGGCCCGCACGTCCTGCTCTGGAGCATCATCTGCCTTCCTGTCATCTTTGTCATGTCCTTTGTGGTTTCCTTTTACTACGGGACCATCACTTGGTACAACATCTTCTTGGTGTACAATGAAGAGAGGaccttctggcacaagatcacCTTTTGTCCCTTGCTGATTATCTTCTACCCAATCATAATCATGGTCATGGCTTTCTTCCTAGGCTTGTATACGGCAGTTACCCAGATCACGTGGTCCTTCAGCAGCTGGTGGCATGCCGTGAGAGATATGGAGAAAGGGTTCTGTGGCTGGTTGTGTAGCAAGCTGGGCCTAGAAGACTGTTCTCCGTACAGTATTGTTGAGCTGCTAGATTCTGACAATATCTCAGGTAGTCTCTCTGGCAAAGGCTCGGCACAGGGCGTTGAGACTTCAGCAGTGTGA